The DNA segment GTGAAGAGTTGGAGCATATTTCAGCTAGCCCAGATGGCGCTGACGACTTATTCGACTTTGACCGTAAAGTCAGCAAAATGTACAAACAGCATTTATCACAGCTTGAAGAGCGATTGGATGCTCAGTTGTGGGGTGATGTTGCCGACACTGTGCGTAAGCTAAAATTTATCGCAAAGCTCAAATTAGAAATTGAACGAGTAGAAGATCACCTACTCGACTAGTTACAAAGGACCTCCAATGGCATTACTTCAAATAGCAGAGCCAGGCCAGAGCTCGGCGCCGCATGAACATAAGTTAGCGGCAGGTATTGATCTCGGTACCACAAACTCATTGGTAGCTTCTGTCCGCAGCGGTAGCGCGATAACCCTAAAGGACTCTGAAGGCAGAAGTATTCTTCCTTCTATCGTTAATTATTCTGGTGAAACACCAGATATCGGTTACTTGGCAAAAAGCCAAGCAGAGACCGACCCGTCAAACACCATCATTTCGGTTAAGCGCCTGATTGGTCGCTCGTTGGCAGATATCAATCAGCGTTACCCTTCTTTGCCTTACCAGTTTAAAGCCAGTGACAATGGCTTGCCAGTACTGATGACGGCAGCGGGTGATAAGAACCCAATTGAAGTATCTGCAGATATTCTAAAGGCCCTTGGTCAACGGGCAGAAGAAACCCTAGGTGGTGAATTAGCTGGCGTCGTGATTACGGTACCTGCTTATTTTGATGATGCTCAGAGAGCAGGCACGAAAGACGCTGCGAAACTTGCTGGTCTGCATGTGCTGCGCCTTTTGAATGAGCCAACGGCGGCAGCGATTGCTTATGGCCTCGATTCTGGTCAAGAGGGCACGATTGCTGTTTATGACCTTGGTGGCGGTACTTTCGATATCTCAATTTTGCGCCTATCAAAGGGGGTGTTTGAGGTGTTGGCTACCGGTGGTGATTCTGCATTAGGTGGTGACGATTTTGACCATTTGCTAGCCGAGTACCTTATTGAACAGTCTGGCATTGCGACACCGCTGACTCCTGAACAAAACCGCGTTGTCCTAAACGTTGCGACTACAACAAAGATTGCATTTTCACAGCAAGAGGTTGTAGATGTCGAGCTACTAGGCTGGCATGGGCAAGTTTCCAGAGAGGAGTTTGAGTCTCTAATTCGCCCTCTCGTTAAGAAAACACTGATGTCATGTCGTCGTGCGTTGAAAGATGCTGATGTAGAGGTCGATGACGTACTAGAAGTTGTCATGGTCGGCGGCTCTACCCGCACAGGTCTCGTGCGTGAAATGGTGGGTGACTTCTTTGAAAAAACACCTCTTACGAGTATCAACCCAGATGAAGTGGTTGCGATTGGGGCTGGTATTCAAGCCGATATTCTGGCGGGTAACAAACCTGATTCAGAGATGTTACTTTTGGACGTTATCCCGCTCTCTCTGGGCATTGAAACCATGGGTGGGTTGGTTGAAAAAATCGTGCCGCGTAATACGACCATCCCTGTGGCGAGAGCTCAGGAGTTCACAACCTTTAAAGATGGCCAAACTGCGATGTCTGTGCATGTTGTGCAGGGTGAGAGAGAGATGGTCGATGACTGTCGTTCTCTGGCACGTTTCTCATTGAAAGGTATTCCTCCAATGGCTGCGGGTGCAGCACATATTCGTGTGACTTACCAAATCGACGCCGATGGGCTTTTGTCTGTAACCGCAATGGAGAAGAGCACCGGCGTTCAATCTGAAATTCAGGTTAAGCCATCCTATGGACTCAGTGACAACGAAGTAGCAAACATGCTGCGAGACTCGATGACGCATGCAAAACAAGATATGGATGCTCGCGCCCTTGCAGAGCAACGTGTCGAAGCTGACCGTGTTATCGAGGGTTTGGTTGCTGCGCTGCAGGCTGATGGTGACGAGCTATTGTCTGAACAAGAGCAACAAAGCCTCCTAAAAGTGATTGAACAACTAATTGACCTGCGCAACGGCGACAATACAGATGCGATTGAGCAGGGAATTAAAGATACAGACAAAGCGAGCCAAGAATTCGCTTCGCGTCGAATGGACAAGTCGATTCGAGCTGCCCTTTCCGGTCAGTCAGTTGACGATATTTAAGAGACAAACATTATGCCTAAGATTATTGTTTTACCACACGAAGATCTGTGCCCTGAAGGCGCTGTTTTAGAAGCGAGTACAGGTGAGACGGTTCTGGATGTTGCACTAAAAAATGGTATCGGTATCGAACACGCCTGTGAAAAGTCTTGCGCCTGTACAACGTGTCACGTCATTGTTCGTGAAGGTTTCGACTCCCTAGAAGAGAGTGAAGAGCTTGAAGATGACATGTTAGACAAAGCTTGGGGGCTGGAGCCAGAATCTCGTCTGGGTTGCCAAGCGAAAATAGCGGATGAAGACTTAGTGGTAGAGATCCCTAAATACACGCTTAACCATGCATCAGAAGATCATTAATTAAAGCGAACAGTTCACCAGTGAATCAATGAGTGAAGGAAGATGATATGAAATGGACAGATTCTCGCGATATTGCAATAGAGCTTTGCGATCAGTTTCCAGATACGGACCCCAAAACAGTCAGGTTTACCGATCTGCGCCAGTGGATTATGGAACTTGAGGAGTTTGAGGATGATCCGAATCACTGCAATGAAAAAATCCTCGAAGCGGTCATTCTGTGCTGGATGGACGAATACGATTAGAAATAGAGCGTTAAACCGCAAAAGCGAGCCTTAGGGCTCGCTTTTTTTATCTAATTGACACTTAAGCCGTACATAATGCTAACATCCCAAGACAAAACAAAGATAGCAGCTCTCTGAGGCTGCAAGACAAGGAGAGACTATGTCTAACCAGATGTTAGTGCATTTAAGCCAATCGCCAGCTGCGGAGCAGTGGGGCGATAAAGCGATCATTTCATTCAATGAAAATGGAACCATCATCCATCAGGATCAAAATCACGATCTCGGCGTTATTCAACGTGCCGCACGCAAGCTCGACAGCCAAGGCATCCGCTCAGTATCACTGCAAGGTGAAGGTTGGGACTTAGAGTCAGTTTGGGCATTTCATCAAGGTTACTCTAACCCTAAGAAAACCAACGCACTTGAATGGCAACCGCTGGGCGATGATGAACAACATGAATTGGAAGCTCGAATCAATGCTGCGGCGTTTGTTCGCGACATCATCAATAAGCCTGCTGAGGAAGTCGCACCGCGCCAATTAGCAACGATGGCGGCAGAGTACATCAAGTCGGTTGCACCGAAAGGTACGGTGACTGCCAAGATTGTTAAAGATAAAGACCTATTGGTTGAAGGTTGGCAGGGTATTTACGCGGTAGGTCGTGGCTCTGAGCGCACTTCTGCGATGCTGCAGCTCGATTTCAACCCAACAGGTGACGAGAATGCGCCTGTATTTGCGTGTCTTGTAGGTAAAGGTATTACCTTTGATTCAGGTGGTTACAGCATTAAGCCATCTAACTTTATGACGGCGATGAAGGCCGACATGGGTGGGGCAGGTACGATTACAGGCGGCCTTGGTCTTGCGATTCAGCGCGGGTTAAACAAGCGCGTGAAGCTGATACTATGTTGTGCAGAGAATATGATTTCTGGTCGAGCGCTTAAGCTAGGTGACATCATTACCTATAAAAACGGTAAAACAGTCGAGATCATGAATACGGATGCGGAAGGGCGTCTAGTACTGGCTGATGGCCTTCTTTATGCTAGCGAGCAAAACCCAGAGCTTATCATCGACTGCGCGACACTCACTGGCGCCGCTAAGAATGCATTGGGGAATGACTATCACGCATTAATGAGCTTTGATGATGAGCTTTCACATCAAGCGCTAACCGCTGCGCGTGAAGAGAAAGAGGGGCTTTGGCCACTGCCATTAGCAGATTTCCATCGTGGTATGCTGCCTTCTAATTTTGCTGACCTATCCAATATCAGCAGCGGCGATTACGTACCGGGAGCGAGTACAGCAGCGGCATTCTTGTCGTATTTTGTCGAAGATTACAAAAATGGTTGGTTGCATTTTGATTGCGCAGCAACTTACCGTAAGTCAGCAACAGATAAATGGTCTGCCGGCGCGACGGGTGTAGGTGTACGCACGCTTGCACGCGTATTGACTGACGCAGCAAAATAACAGAGAAAGAGAACAATTAAAGGGAAAATATATGGCTTTAGAGAGAACATTTTCTATCGTTAAACCTGATGCAGTAAGGCGTGATTTGATTGGTGAAATCTACAACCGTATTGAAAAAGCGGGCTTAAGAATCGTTGCGGCAAAGATGCTACACCTTAATGAAGAACAAGCCAGTGGCTTCTATGCAGAGCATGAAGGCAAGCCATTCTTCGATGACCTGAAAGCCTTTATGACCTCTGGGCCAATTATGGTGCAAGTGCTTGAAGGTGAAAATGCGATCTGCCGTTATCGTGAACTGATGGGTAAGACTAACCCAGAAGAAGCAGCCTGTGGCACCATTCGTTCTGACTATGCGTTGAGTATGCGTCATAACTCGGTACATGGTTCTGATAGCCCAGAGTCCGCTGCGCGAGAAATAGAGTTCTTTTTCCCAAGTGCCGAAATCCACCCTCGCACTTAATGGAATCTCGTTATCAGCCCCAAGCCTCGGCTTGGGGTTGTTTTTATCTTCATCTCTTCAATCACTACCAATCAATAGCTTAGGTATCTCACATTGCACAACACTTGTTGTGGTCGCGTAAAGGCTGTACAATTCGCGCCCTTATTTCGTGTTCTGTCATTTGAGAGGCCATATGACCACAGAAAAAATCAATCTACTCGATTTTGATCGCAAGGCAATGCGAGCATTCTTCGCGGATGAACTAGGCGAGAAAGCATTTCGTGCTGACCAAGTGATGAAGTGGATCTACCATTTTGGTATCGATGATTTCGATAAAATGACGAACATCAACAAGAAACTGCGTGAGAAGCTGCATCAAAAGTGTGAGGTAGTTGCACCGGTTGTTTCTGATGCTCAGCACTCATCGGATGGCACGATTAAGTGGGCGATGCGTGTTGGCGGGCAAGATGTTGAAACGGTTTATATCCCGGAAGACGACAGAGCGACACTTTGTGTCTCTTCTCAGGTAGGTTGTGCGCTGGAATGTAAGTTCTGTTCAACAGCGCAGCAAGGATTCAACCGTAACTTGAAAGTCTCTGAAATTATCGGTCAGGTGTGGCGTGCTGCACGTGAAGTCGGTTTAGAGAAGGAAACGGGTCGTCGCCCGATTACCAATGTGGTCATGATGGGCATGGGTGAACCATTGCTTAACATGAAGAATTTGATTCCATCTCTGGAAATCATGTTAGATGATCTTGGCTTTGGTTTGTCTAAGCGCCGCGTCACGGTCTCAACCTCGGGGGTGGTATCAGGCCTTGATCAAATGGCGGGACAAATTGATGTGGCATTGGCTATCTCATTACACGCGCCAAATGATGAGCTACGCAGTTCTATCATGCCGATTAATGATCGCTGGGACATTCAAGACTTCCTGGCTTCTGTGCGTCGCTACATCGCAACTTCAAACGCTAACCGCGGCAAAGTAACCATTGAGTACGTGTTGCTTGACCATGTCAACGATGACATGGACCACGCACGAGAGCTAGCGGAGCTGTTAAAAGATACGCCGTGTAAAATTAACTTGATTCCGTTTAACCCATACCCGGGCTCTCCATACAAGAAACCGAGTAATTCGCGAATTGACCGTTTCCAAAAGACACTTATGCAGTACGATCACACAGTGACAGTGCGTAAAACTCGCGGTGACGATATTGATGCGGCCTGTGGTCAGCTCGTGGGTGACGTGATTGACCGAACTAAGCGCACTCAAGTGAATCGTGTAGCAAAAGGCGAGACGATAGACGTAAAAAGTGTCTAATTGTTAACCTATATATCTGAAAAACCAGGTCAAAAGACCTGGTTTTTCACGTTTTTATGGCTAGAAAATGTCAGTTTTCTGAAAAAATATTGATGAGTAGTCAATTTCTGCCGCTTGCTCATGTTGTTTCATGACTAATATCTATTAGAATGAATTAGATAAACATAGTTTTTTCAACCGCTGTCTCGTCTAATGGCTATTTTGTAACTTAACGCGGTTATTATAACTCAAGCACATTCTCTATTCGGTTCACGAAAAATAAGAACGATAACTCCACCGAGTAGACTAACTTAAATAAGATTCTCGATGACAAATGAAGAAACGAGTGCAGTAGACACTCCACAGATACAAGCAGGTACATTGCTTCAAGCAAAACGACAAGAGCTTGGCTGGTCACAACAGCAAGTAGCGGAGCGTCTTTGCCTCAAGGTATCAGTGATAAAAAACATAGAGAATAACGATTTCTCTCAACAACAAGTGGCAACGTTTACTCGTGGATATATTCGTAACTATGCCAAATTGATGGGTATTCCTGAAAGTGAAATTTTAGGCGCGCTCGATGGGCATGACTCTACTCAATACAAAGAGCAAGAGATGCACAGCTTTTCCAAGAAAACCAACAAAGAGAAGCATGATAGCCGCATCATGTTGATCACTTGGGGTATTCTTATCGCTATTGTTGGGATCTCTGTACTCTGGTGGTTCAATGAGCGTGATAATAGTGAACTAGAAATGGTTCAAGAGACAACGCCAACTTCAGAGGTGGTAGAGATTGCTGAAACACTGCCGACTATTGAGGAAGTGGTGACTATCGATAGCCAAGAAGCCGTGGTAGAAGCAACATCGAATAACGAAACAGCGGCGCTGGATGCAGGTGTTGAAGAGTCAACGGCGTTAGACAACGAAACGGTATCAGAAACACCTGCCGTTGTTGATGAGTTACTTGACGAAGCCGTTAATGCTTCTGAAGACGATACTCAAGAAGTGGTTATTTCAGAGCCACAAGCTTTACCACGCCTGCGTATTACTCTTGATGGCGACTGTTGGTTGCAGGTAAAAGATGCGACAGGTAAGACTCTAGCTATTGGTACTAAAACGGCTGGTGAGGTCCTCGATTTCGATCAAGAAGGCAGTTACAGTCTCATTTTAGGAGCGCCTCAGAATGTTTCTATCACTTTTGCGAGTGAACCAGTCGACCTTTCTGGGTATACTGCAGGTAAAGTAGCTAGAATCACCTTACCATAGTAAACATTATGCAATACGAATCTCCGATCAAACGTCGCCCATCTACGCGTATTTATGTGGGCGATGTGCCTATTGGTGATGGTGCGCCAATCGCCGTTCAATCAATGACCAACACACGTACAACGGATGTTGATGCCACTGTGGCTCAAATCCGTGCGCTCGAGAATGTCGGAGCAGACATTGTGCGTGTTTCTGTTCCTACCATGGATGCTGCGGAAGCGTTCAAGCTGATCAATCAGCAAGTCAATGTGCCTCTGGTGGCAGATATTCACTTCGATTACCGTATCGCCCTCAAAGTGGCGGAGTATGGCGTTGACTGTTTGCGTATCAACCCAGGAAACATCGGTAAAGAAGATCGTATCCGCTCGGTGGTTGATTGTGCTCGTGATAAGAATATCCCAATCCGTATTGGTGTTAACGGTGGCTCTTTAGAGAAAGATATCCAAATGAAATACGGCGAGCCGACACCAGAAGCTTTGGTTGAATCGGCGATGCGTCACGTGGATATTCTTGATAGATTGAACTTCGATCAGTTCAAGGTCAGTGTTAAGGCTTCAGACGTATTCCTTGCTGTCGATTCATACCGTTTACTGGCACAGAAGATTGATCAGCCTCTTCACCTTGGTATTACTGAAGCAGGTGGCGCACGAGCGGGAGCGGTTAAGTCTTCTGTTGGTTTAGGTATGCTGCTGGCTGAGGGTATTGGTGATACACTACGTATCTCTTTGGCGGCCGATCCTGTTGAAGAGATCAAAGTCGGTTTCGACATTTTAAAATCGCTACGTATCCGCTCACGCGGTATTAACTTCATCGCTTGCCCTAGTTGCTCACGTCAAGAGTTTGATGTCATCGGTACGGTCAATGCGTTGGAGCAGCGTTTGGAAGATATTATTACCCCAATGGATGTCTCTATCATCGGTTGTGTGGTGAATGGTCCTGGTGAAGCTGAGGTTTCACACTTGGGCCTTGCTGGAAGCAATAAGAAAAGCGCCTTCTATGAAGATGGTAAGCGCCAAAAAGAACGCTTTGACAATGATGACTTAGTGAATCAACTTGAAGCGAAGATCCGTGCGAAAGCGGCAACACTCGATAGCGACAATCGCATCGACGTAAAACACATCGAATCAAATTAATCTCAACGACATTACGGTAAGTATTGTGGCAAAAACAATTCAAGCAATCCGAGGCATGAACGACTGCCTCCCAACGCAATCTCCACTATGGCAAAAAGTGGAAGGTACAGTTAAAAACGTAATCAGTGCATACGGCTACAATGAAGTTCGTATGCCAATCGTTGAGATGACACATCTATTCAGTCGTGCTATCGGTGAAGTTACCGACGTGGTTGAAAAAGAGATGTATACCTTTGAAGACCGCAACGGTGACAGCCTGACTCTTCGTCCAGAGGGTACGGCAGGTTGTGTGCGTTCGGGGATCGAGAATGGTCTTCTGTACAATCAAGAGCAACGTCTATGGTACATGGGGCCAATGTTCCGTCATGAGCGCCCACAAAAAGGTCGCTACCGTCAATTCCACCAATGTGGTGTGGAGGTGTTTGGCCTAAACGGCCCTGATGTTGACGCTGAACTGATTATGATGACTGCACGCTTGTGGCGTGAGCTAGGTATTGAGAAACATGTTCGCCTAGAGCTGAACTCTATTGGCTCAACAGAAGACCGTGCTAACTATCGTACTGCATTGATTGCTTTCCTAGAGCAACATGAAGACGTTCTTGATGACGACTGCAAACGTCGTATGCATACAAATCCACTGCGTGTTCTTGATACAAAGAATCCAGAAGTACAGGCGATTTTAGGAGACGCTCCACGTCTGTCTGACTACTTGAGTGAAGAGTCGACACAACATTTTGCAGGTCTGTGTGAACTTCTTGACGCGGCAGGCATCGAATATACGGTGAATGAACGCTTAGTTCGTGGTTTAGATTACTACAACCGAACGGTATTTGAGTGGATCACCGAAAGCCTGGGTGCACAAGGCACCGTTTGTGGTGGTGGCCGCTACGATGGCTTGGTTGAGCAGCTAGGCGGTAAACCAACACCAGCCGTTGGTTTTGCTATGGGTCTTGAGCGACTCGTACTCATGATGGAAACGCTTGAGCTGACGAATGTACGTCGCAGCGTTGACGTTTATATGGTGACTGCGGGTGAAGGCACTATGATGGCAGGCATGAAGCTGGCAGAGCTGCTTCGTGAACAGGTGCCGGGTCTTCGCGTAATGAACCATTTTGGTGGTGGTAACTTCAAGAAGCAGTTTAAGCGTGCCGACAAAGTGGGTGCAGTCGTCGCTCTTGTATTAGGCGAGAACGAAGTTGCTGACGGTACTGTCGTACTGAAAGATCTTGTTGGTGGCGAGCAGTCCACAATTACACAACAAGAAGCTGTAGAAAAGCTGGCACAACTGGTTTAATGACCAACAATGATTTAAGAGGGCAGTGAGTACACTGCCTTCTCGCGTAGATTTAAAGAGGATAAGAAGTTGGAACTCTACGATAGCGAAGAACAACAAGTAGAAGCCATTAAGGATTGGTGGAAGGAAAACGGTAAGGCAGTCATTCTTGGCACTGTTGTTGGTATCGGTGGTTTATTGGGCTGGCGTTTCTACCAAGACACAGTCGTTGAAGCGCAAGAAGCGGCTTCTGATGCTTATACCACGGCCGTGACACAATTAGCGGCGCAAGGTGCAGATGCACAAGATACGGTGCAGAGCTTTATTAGTGCGAACAGCGATTCAGAATATGCAACGCTAGCGGCATTGCAACTGGCCAAAGTGCAAGTTGAAAGTGGTGAGCTAGATGCGGCACTTGAACAGCTTAACTGGGCTAAATCAAACTCAAAAGATACCGCACTAACAGCTGTCGCGACATACCGTGTTGCTCGTATCTTGGTTGAGCAAGGCAACGATGAGCAAGCGTTAACTGAGCTAGATGCGTTGACTCACAAAGACTGGGCAGGTCGCGTTGCTGAACTGCGCGGTGATATCTTGCTTCGCTCTGGTGATCAAGACGCTGCATATCAAGCTTACTCTCAAGCACAGCAATCAGCAGACAACAGCCAAACGCTTCAAATGAAGCTAGATGATCTCGCGAAATAAGGACACTCTTTGATGAAGAAACTGCTTCGCAAAGTACTGATGCCTGCGTTTGCTATCGGTATTTTGGCAGGATGTGCGGGAGAAGAAGATACCATTATCATGGCACCAGTGCCTGAGGTATCGAATGAGTTTTCTCCTCAGCAACAGTGGACAAGTTCGATTGGCAGTGGCGTAGAGCAATACTTCTCAAAACTGACGCCTGAGTATGCTTACGGAAAAGTGTTTGCGGCCAACCGTAAAGGTCTTGTTCGCGCTATGGATCCTGAAAATGGTCGACAAATCTGGCAGACCGACTTAGAAAGTGACACGTCAGCTTTATTGTCTGGTGGTATCTTAGCGGCGTATTCGAAGCTTTTCATTGGTAGCGAAAACGGTGAAGTTATCGCCCTTGATGAAGAGACAGGTGAAGAGCTTTGGCGCACAGGGGTTGAGGGCGAAGTGCTTGCTGCTCCTATTGCAGAAAGTAACCTCATCATCGTTCACACCGCCCGTGGTATGTTAATCGCACTTGCACAGGACTCTGGTGAGCAGCGCTGGGCAATCAGTATGGATGTGCCGAATCTGACCCTGCGTGGCGATAGTCGACCTGCCTCAGTCTCAGGAGGTGTGTTCTGGGGTACCGCAAACGGCCGTCTAGCGGCTGCGATTGTTGAAAATGGTCAACTTATTTGGCAGCAACCTATCGGTATGCCGCAAGGGGCGACTGAGATTGATCGCCTAGTTGACGTTGATGCGTCGCCGATTATTTTAGGCAGTACCCTATATATTGTTGGCTTTAACGGTAATCTAGTGAGTGTCGATTTGCGCTCAGGTCAGCCAATATGGAAACGTCCATACTCGTCGGCAAACGATATTGCGACAGATAATCGCACTATCTTCCTAGCAACAGACAAAGATCACCTCGTTGCCGTTGATGCGCGCAGTGGCACGGAGTTATGGGTTAACGATCAGCTTGAACACCGCTTACTGACTGCGCCAACGATTATCGAAAGATATCTCGTGGTTGGTGATACTGAAGGCTACTTATACTGGATCGATCGTGAAACTGGCGATTTTGTTTCTAAGCAATTGGTGCATGATAGTGGTTTTGCTGTAGGCCCGGTTGCACTTGACGATGGCTATGTCATCGTGACGCGCAATGGCGATATAAAGAAACTGACGATCAACAAATAAATTGTGATATTATTCACATTCGGCTCCTGGCTGTTCTGCAGTTAGGAGCCGTTTTATTGAAAGCGAGTAAATAAGGGACGAAAATTACTCCATCTTTTAGTGTTTGTGGTTATAGGTAACGCGCTGACTTATCGAAGAGCAAGTGGTTACCTATAACTACAGAGAGAACATAGTGTAGAGGTTATTATGGTACCTGTTGTTGCCTTAGTAGGGCGTCCGAACGTTGGTAAATCAACGTTATTTAACCGATTGACTCGTACTCGCGACGCATTGGTTGCGGATTTCCCAGGGTTAACTCGTGACCGTAAGTACGGCCAGGCTAAGCTTGGTGAACACGAATTTATCGTGATTGATACTGGCGGTATCGATGGTACGGAAGAAGGTGTAGAAACCAAAATGGCAGAGCAGTCGCTAGCGGCGATTGATGAAGCCGATGTTGTACTGTTCATGGTCGATGGCCGTGCAGGTCTAACACCATCTGATGTCGCAATTTCTAATCACCTGCGTAAAATTGAAAAGCCATCTATGCTGGTGGTGAACAAAGTTGATGGAATCGACTCGGATGCAGCAAGTGCCGATTTCTGGCAGCTTGGCGTAGAAAACATGTATCAGATTGCGGCTGCACATGGCCGTGGTGTGAGTGCATTGATCGACCGTGCTCTTAATCCATTTGCTGAACAGCTTCTTGAAGAGCAAGGTCAGATCGAGGATCTTACCGAGTTTGAAGATGTTGAAGAAGAGAAGCTAGATTACACCGAAGAAGAAGCGGAAGAAGAGTACAAGCGCCTTCAAGAGAAACCGATCAAATTGGCGATCATTGGTCGTCCAAAT comes from the Vibrio astriarenae genome and includes:
- the bamB gene encoding outer membrane protein assembly factor BamB, which codes for MKKLLRKVLMPAFAIGILAGCAGEEDTIIMAPVPEVSNEFSPQQQWTSSIGSGVEQYFSKLTPEYAYGKVFAANRKGLVRAMDPENGRQIWQTDLESDTSALLSGGILAAYSKLFIGSENGEVIALDEETGEELWRTGVEGEVLAAPIAESNLIIVHTARGMLIALAQDSGEQRWAISMDVPNLTLRGDSRPASVSGGVFWGTANGRLAAAIVENGQLIWQQPIGMPQGATEIDRLVDVDASPIILGSTLYIVGFNGNLVSVDLRSGQPIWKRPYSSANDIATDNRTIFLATDKDHLVAVDARSGTELWVNDQLEHRLLTAPTIIERYLVVGDTEGYLYWIDRETGDFVSKQLVHDSGFAVGPVALDDGYVIVTRNGDIKKLTINK